In Fibrobacter sp., a single window of DNA contains:
- a CDS encoding Smr/MutS family protein, producing MSNPDKKKNADQILSYLDQHGVVDKDASSVSKKRKKISISRKHPRAILDLHGMKSDEAARKIRSELTRCSERGIKELLIIHGKGYHSAPQEGPVLKNLVRDMLERELGSMIRDFRTALPKDGGEGATLVYLR from the coding sequence ATGAGTAATCCGGATAAAAAAAAGAATGCCGACCAGATTCTCTCCTACCTTGACCAGCATGGAGTGGTTGATAAAGATGCATCCTCAGTTTCGAAAAAGAGAAAAAAGATCTCCATATCCAGAAAACATCCCAGGGCCATTCTTGACCTCCATGGAATGAAATCCGATGAGGCTGCTAGGAAAATCAGATCAGAATTGACCCGCTGCAGCGAAAGAGGGATAAAGGAACTTCTGATAATTCATGGGAAAGGGTACCACTCCGCCCCCCAGGAGGGACCTGTATTAAAGAATCTGGTCAGAGATATGCTCGAAAGAGAACTCGGAAGCATGATCAGGGATTTCAGAACTGCTCTGCCAAAAGATGGAGGGGAAGGGGCCACACTGGTATACCTGAGATAA
- the tgt gene encoding tRNA guanosine(34) transglycosylase Tgt, with translation MPFSFILQTLDSRSKARAGTFQTLHGEIKTPIFMPVGTQATVKALSPSELEECGSSIILANTYHLHLRPGDELIAAAGGLHKFEHWDRAMLTDSGGFQVFSLRDISKITENGVTFQSHIDGSKHHFSPERVMEIEHNLGADIIMVFDECPPSDASPEKIRKAVERTLRWAGRCLEAHQKIPFHFGYPQALFGIVQGGTIRELREYCARELVAMDFPGYALGGLAVGESIESTYSVVDYSSDLLPVNKPRYLMGVGTPEDILECIERGIDMFDCVLPTRNARNGSAFTSRGKVNVKNAKYTRDFEGRIDPECSCYACSNFSMAYIRHLYMAGEILALRLLTLHNVHFYMHLVSSAREHILAGDFPEWKKSVLEKMKLNRNGQNE, from the coding sequence ATGCCTTTTTCTTTTATTCTTCAGACTCTCGACAGCCGTTCAAAAGCCCGGGCAGGCACTTTCCAGACCCTTCATGGAGAAATAAAAACCCCGATTTTCATGCCTGTAGGCACACAGGCTACAGTCAAAGCACTTTCTCCGTCTGAACTCGAGGAGTGCGGATCCTCAATTATCCTTGCAAACACTTACCATCTTCACCTGAGGCCGGGTGATGAACTCATAGCCGCAGCAGGTGGTTTGCACAAATTTGAGCACTGGGACAGGGCAATGCTTACCGACAGCGGTGGATTCCAGGTCTTCAGCCTCAGGGATATTTCAAAAATTACTGAGAATGGGGTCACTTTTCAGTCACATATCGATGGTTCAAAGCACCACTTCTCTCCAGAAAGGGTAATGGAGATAGAGCACAATCTTGGCGCGGATATCATCATGGTCTTTGACGAGTGCCCACCCTCAGATGCTTCTCCGGAGAAAATCAGAAAAGCTGTTGAGCGTACTCTTCGATGGGCAGGAAGGTGTCTCGAGGCTCATCAGAAGATACCTTTTCATTTCGGTTATCCTCAGGCTCTGTTTGGAATAGTTCAGGGAGGCACAATAAGGGAACTTCGTGAGTACTGCGCACGTGAACTGGTAGCGATGGATTTTCCCGGATATGCACTGGGAGGACTGGCAGTAGGGGAGAGCATCGAATCAACCTATTCGGTGGTAGATTACTCATCGGATCTGCTTCCTGTCAACAAGCCCAGGTATCTTATGGGAGTAGGGACACCGGAAGATATTCTGGAGTGCATAGAACGGGGAATCGACATGTTCGATTGCGTACTCCCGACCAGAAATGCCAGGAATGGTTCAGCATTTACCTCCAGAGGCAAGGTGAATGTCAAGAATGCAAAGTATACCCGTGACTTTGAAGGACGGATCGATCCTGAATGCTCATGCTATGCATGCAGTAATTTCAGCATGGCATACATACGCCATCTTTACATGGCGGGAGAGATTCTCGCTTTGCGGCTCCTTACACTTCACAATGTACATTTCTATATGCATCTTGTCTCCTCAGCCAGAGAACATATCCTCGCAGGAGATTTTCCGGAATGGAAAAAGTCAGTTCTGGAGAAAATGAAACTGAACAGAAACGGGCAGAATGAGTAA
- a CDS encoding 1-deoxy-D-xylulose-5-phosphate synthase: MLDTVGSPADLKKLPIEKLPQLAEEIREFMIDIISHTGGHLAPSLGVIELTIALHYCYDTPVDKLVWDVGHQAYAHKILTGRRDRFHTIRQYGGLSGFPRLSESEYDALSAGHASTSISAALGMAAGRDVQKQKHSVVAVIGDGSLGGGLALEGLNNLGSMATNMTVVLNDNEMSISKNVGALSRYLTRVLTDKRYNKIKSEIWELLGGSNVGKSIRGIVSNLDYTIKNILVPGKLFEDMGLRYLGPIDGHNIAEMIEVFRSIRDFSPTPTLVHVITKKGKGYGFAENDATKYHGIGSFSRLTGDVIKKTGQVSSYSDVFGKTIVEMASSRPDLVAITAAMRDGTKLAEFSKIYPERFFDVGIAEQHAVTFAAGLALKGLCPVVALYSTFLQRAFDQVIHDVALDNLHVIFCIDRAGLVGDDGPTHHGAFDISFLRSIPGVTIMAPRDVNQLRKMMYTAVDCLKGPVFIRYPKAGIEGTGIESDAGTIDPVPEMIEHGREIAIVSIGDFFSTAKGTCEILKEKGLSPALVDARFAKPLDSQFYLKLFSEYKYVVTMENNALTGGFGSSLLELAATLDLGKMPKFLCLGLPDSFVPHGDTEILYKELRLDKYSVADRIGKFTGLLTEEVEKV, encoded by the coding sequence CTGCTTGATACTGTTGGTTCCCCCGCAGATCTGAAAAAACTTCCGATAGAAAAACTGCCCCAGTTAGCTGAAGAGATCAGAGAATTCATGATCGATATTATCAGCCACACAGGCGGGCACCTTGCCCCAAGTCTCGGTGTTATCGAACTGACAATCGCTCTTCACTACTGCTACGACACACCGGTTGATAAACTGGTCTGGGATGTGGGGCATCAGGCTTATGCCCACAAGATTCTCACCGGGCGAAGAGATCGTTTTCATACAATAAGACAGTATGGAGGACTCAGTGGGTTTCCAAGACTCTCGGAAAGCGAGTATGATGCGCTTTCTGCAGGGCATGCCTCAACATCTATCAGTGCGGCACTGGGAATGGCCGCGGGAAGGGATGTACAGAAGCAGAAGCATTCTGTGGTAGCGGTGATAGGCGATGGATCACTGGGAGGCGGTCTGGCCCTTGAGGGACTCAATAACCTGGGTTCGATGGCTACCAATATGACAGTGGTGCTGAATGATAATGAAATGTCAATAAGTAAAAACGTGGGTGCACTGTCAAGGTATCTTACACGGGTCCTCACAGACAAAAGATACAACAAAATAAAATCTGAAATCTGGGAACTTCTGGGTGGTTCCAATGTCGGAAAAAGTATCAGGGGTATTGTATCCAATCTCGATTACACTATCAAGAATATCCTGGTTCCCGGAAAACTGTTCGAGGATATGGGGTTGCGCTATCTGGGGCCCATCGATGGACACAATATAGCCGAGATGATCGAGGTCTTCCGCTCTATCAGGGATTTCTCCCCGACCCCCACTCTGGTTCATGTGATTACCAAAAAAGGCAAAGGCTACGGATTCGCGGAAAATGATGCCACCAAATATCATGGTATAGGCAGTTTCAGCAGATTAACAGGTGATGTGATAAAAAAAACGGGGCAGGTTTCCTCCTACAGTGATGTCTTCGGAAAAACCATTGTAGAGATGGCATCCAGCAGACCTGATCTGGTCGCTATCACAGCCGCAATGAGAGATGGGACAAAGCTTGCGGAATTCAGCAAAATCTACCCGGAGAGATTTTTTGATGTGGGGATCGCGGAGCAGCATGCAGTTACCTTCGCAGCCGGTCTGGCACTCAAAGGACTTTGTCCTGTGGTCGCTCTCTACTCCACATTTCTGCAGAGAGCTTTTGATCAAGTGATTCACGATGTTGCCCTCGATAATCTTCATGTCATTTTCTGCATTGACAGAGCTGGACTGGTGGGTGATGATGGGCCAACACACCATGGAGCCTTCGACATCTCTTTTCTCAGGTCAATTCCGGGTGTGACGATAATGGCTCCGCGTGATGTAAATCAACTGCGGAAAATGATGTATACTGCTGTTGACTGCCTCAAAGGACCTGTTTTTATCCGTTATCCGAAAGCTGGTATCGAGGGCACAGGGATAGAAAGCGATGCTGGAACCATAGATCCAGTTCCGGAAATGATCGAACATGGCCGTGAAATAGCAATAGTTTCCATAGGTGACTTTTTCAGCACTGCAAAAGGCACATGTGAAATTCTGAAAGAAAAGGGGCTCTCTCCTGCTCTTGTCGATGCACGGTTTGCCAAACCTCTGGATAGTCAATTTTACCTGAAACTGTTTTCAGAGTATAAGTATGTGGTTACAATGGAAAACAATGCTCTTACCGGCGGCTTTGGTTCCTCACTTCTGGAGCTTGCAGCCACTCTAGACCTGGGAAAAATGCCGAAATTTCTCTGCCTGGGTCTTCCGGACTCCTTTGTTCCCCATGGAGACACGGAAATCCTCTACAAAGAGCTCAGACTTGACAAATATAGTGTAGCGGATCGTATAGGTAAGTTTACCGGCCTTCTCACGGAAGAGGTGGAGAAGGTTTAG
- a CDS encoding carbon starvation protein A, with amino-acid sequence MNVLWLLLGAVLILILGYHFYSGFISKVLGEDPNRLTPAVEFKDGRDYCPTKGPVVFAHHFASIAGAGPIIGPTMALLYGVVPVWLWVLAGGIFIGAVHDYVTLFVSIRERGRSIAEIARKSLGDSGFALTIAFTIIMILLVTSSFLVASATSLTSLVSLEMMKLPSDQTLLKTVVKDGVSMGKIGGIASTSVIFITLCAPLIGFLNYRKNVSLKITIPVSIIICVLSVSVGLYWPVSLDVKAWMIILSIYTLLAAGAPVWLLLQPRDFINVFILYGGIILLIAGAIGAGISGVTVEAPSFNVTSGNAKMGLIWPFLFITVACGAISGFHALVAGGTVSKQVTSEKSARTIGFGGMLLETVLAVGVIIALSCGINFQEYANIVYPESGKSNPILAFALAMSGLVHKGLHFPVAFGTVFGILMVEGFVATTLDTAVRINRYLFEELWSILFKNPPGFLKTYIFNSTLSVSLMLVLAFTNAFNVIWPVFGTANQLMAALTLITLAVWMAAHRKKSGFLLVPAFFMIVTTLFSLGLLLKRYLAGHNYILLIADIIMIVLSLGLIVIAVKSIINQSRGRKGTLMREEEKRVAQPV; translated from the coding sequence ATGAACGTACTTTGGTTGCTGTTGGGAGCGGTTTTGATCCTGATTCTGGGGTACCATTTTTATTCCGGTTTTATTTCTAAGGTACTGGGTGAAGATCCAAATCGACTGACACCAGCAGTGGAATTCAAGGATGGCAGGGATTACTGTCCCACAAAAGGCCCTGTAGTTTTCGCACACCATTTCGCATCGATTGCCGGAGCAGGTCCGATTATCGGTCCGACAATGGCCCTGCTGTACGGGGTGGTTCCGGTATGGCTGTGGGTGCTGGCAGGGGGCATTTTCATAGGTGCTGTACATGATTATGTTACATTGTTCGTATCGATTCGTGAGAGGGGCAGATCGATTGCCGAGATAGCACGTAAATCGCTGGGAGATTCCGGATTTGCATTGACCATCGCATTTACGATTATAATGATACTGCTTGTTACATCCTCTTTTCTTGTCGCCTCCGCCACTTCACTGACATCACTTGTTTCGCTTGAAATGATGAAACTCCCCTCTGATCAGACACTGCTCAAAACGGTTGTAAAGGATGGGGTCAGTATGGGAAAGATCGGCGGCATAGCATCGACATCGGTAATTTTCATTACCCTTTGTGCGCCTCTGATCGGTTTTCTCAATTACCGTAAAAATGTAAGCCTGAAGATTACTATCCCTGTTTCAATTATTATCTGTGTCCTTTCTGTGTCAGTGGGCCTTTACTGGCCAGTCAGCCTGGATGTCAAGGCCTGGATGATAATTCTGTCAATTTATACTTTACTGGCTGCCGGGGCTCCGGTCTGGCTGCTGCTCCAGCCAAGAGATTTTATAAATGTGTTTATTCTATATGGTGGAATTATTCTTTTGATAGCAGGAGCTATTGGAGCCGGGATTTCTGGAGTTACCGTGGAGGCTCCGTCATTTAATGTCACATCAGGTAATGCAAAGATGGGATTGATATGGCCTTTTCTGTTTATTACGGTTGCCTGCGGGGCCATAAGTGGTTTTCACGCGCTGGTGGCCGGTGGTACGGTGTCAAAACAGGTGACAAGCGAGAAATCGGCCAGGACAATAGGATTCGGAGGAATGCTTCTGGAGACGGTTTTGGCTGTAGGAGTGATTATAGCTCTGAGTTGTGGAATCAATTTTCAGGAGTATGCAAACATAGTTTATCCTGAAAGCGGAAAATCAAACCCGATACTTGCTTTTGCTCTGGCCATGAGCGGGCTTGTGCACAAAGGGTTGCATTTCCCTGTCGCTTTCGGCACAGTTTTCGGGATACTCATGGTGGAGGGTTTTGTCGCGACCACTCTTGATACTGCAGTAAGGATCAACCGGTATCTTTTTGAGGAGCTCTGGTCTATACTGTTTAAGAATCCTCCCGGATTTTTAAAGACTTATATTTTCAATTCGACACTTTCCGTTTCTCTGATGCTTGTTCTGGCTTTTACCAACGCATTTAATGTGATCTGGCCAGTTTTTGGCACCGCTAACCAGCTTATGGCGGCATTGACACTTATCACCCTTGCGGTATGGATGGCTGCTCACAGGAAGAAGAGTGGATTTCTGCTGGTACCGGCTTTCTTCATGATAGTAACAACACTTTTTTCCCTTGGATTGCTCTTGAAGAGGTATCTTGCCGGGCACAATTATATACTGCTTATAGCAGATATAATCATGATTGTGCTCTCATTGGGGCTCATTGTGATTGCGGTAAAATCAATAATAAACCAGTCAAGGGGCAGAAAAGGTACTCTTATGCGGGAAGAGGAGAAGAGAGTTGCCCAGCCGGTTTGA
- a CDS encoding ABC transporter permease produces the protein MRIVFNDLADALGTATRESVEQLGSIALFFWRIIQAIPSCLKRFHLIVEQMMLLGVTSIPIVLLTSVFVGAVSAWQVQYLFADAVPLTYLGAAVGKAVFTELGPVLTALVITGRVGAKLAAELGTMRVTEQVDAMTCLSLDPYCYLLAPRMIAGVLMLPVLTIFSAFFAIVSAQLISQFALGLSSAIFFQGLKLLFKVQDVVVCLVKATVFGGVIALSGCYYGFLTHGGAVGVGNSTKRAVVAAMVLILISNMIVVNIIL, from the coding sequence ATGAGAATTGTTTTTAATGATTTGGCGGATGCTTTGGGAACCGCCACAAGAGAATCTGTCGAGCAATTGGGTTCTATCGCACTCTTCTTCTGGAGAATTATTCAGGCGATTCCCTCATGTCTTAAAAGATTTCACCTGATAGTTGAACAGATGATGCTTTTAGGGGTTACATCGATTCCAATTGTGCTCCTGACCTCAGTGTTTGTAGGTGCGGTAAGCGCATGGCAGGTTCAGTATCTCTTTGCAGATGCGGTCCCGCTTACCTACTTGGGCGCTGCTGTGGGAAAAGCTGTTTTTACCGAACTGGGACCGGTACTCACAGCTCTAGTTATCACCGGAAGAGTAGGGGCGAAACTGGCTGCTGAACTGGGTACTATGAGAGTAACCGAGCAGGTAGACGCCATGACCTGCCTGTCTCTTGATCCATACTGCTATCTGCTTGCTCCCAGGATGATTGCCGGGGTTCTGATGCTCCCTGTTCTCACTATTTTCTCCGCTTTCTTTGCTATTGTCAGTGCCCAGTTGATTTCACAGTTCGCACTTGGGCTCAGCAGTGCTATTTTTTTCCAGGGTCTTAAACTCCTGTTTAAAGTTCAGGATGTGGTCGTATGCCTGGTCAAAGCAACTGTGTTCGGAGGTGTTATTGCCCTTTCAGGATGTTACTATGGTTTTCTCACCCATGGCGGAGCTGTGGGGGTAGGTAATTCCACTAAAAGAGCAGTTGTAGCTGCTATGGTGCTTATTTTAATCAGTAACATGATAGTAGTAAATATCATCCTTTAG
- a CDS encoding DUF2953 domain-containing protein, with translation MILLYSAAAIAALFLLLLFILLFSPFYLGSRFSGSGTSIAGSARFWWFHPGVISVNYDFTDNSMMLRLFSRSFGKKTETPTAPPSPVEKQDTEISASEPSGFQTPEEEEKLSPEEDKFTSETAGIPETDFDHSIPEEGMSMQGGPEEGEESVEISSTRRDKLLNRLKKNRFFFFLRNRKWRGKITRWVLRVFSSFFCIVSLDKFQVWIKAGLEDPSVTGMVYGFYQALRNGLSGQFQKVMIEFEPVFSRDEFHFSGESGIRSSFGRLILPALVALFTFPYLTTLRLWLRSRKAAGI, from the coding sequence ATGATTCTGTTATACTCGGCAGCAGCCATTGCTGCACTTTTCCTGCTGCTCCTGTTTATTCTTCTTTTTTCTCCTTTTTATCTCGGTTCCAGGTTTTCCGGAAGCGGGACCAGTATCGCAGGAAGTGCGCGCTTCTGGTGGTTTCATCCAGGGGTGATCAGTGTCAATTATGATTTTACTGATAATAGTATGATGTTGAGACTGTTTTCTCGCAGTTTTGGCAAGAAAACGGAAACACCAACTGCTCCACCTTCACCTGTTGAAAAGCAGGATACAGAGATTTCCGCTTCTGAACCGTCTGGTTTTCAAACACCGGAGGAAGAGGAAAAACTTTCTCCGGAGGAAGACAAGTTTACTTCTGAAACCGCGGGAATTCCGGAAACTGACTTTGATCATAGTATTCCGGAAGAGGGGATGAGTATGCAGGGTGGACCCGAAGAAGGAGAAGAAAGTGTGGAAATATCTTCTACCCGGAGGGATAAATTATTGAACAGGTTAAAAAAGAACAGGTTTTTCTTTTTTCTGCGCAACCGTAAGTGGCGTGGGAAGATAACCAGGTGGGTACTGAGGGTGTTTTCTTCTTTTTTTTGCATTGTATCCCTGGATAAATTTCAGGTTTGGATCAAGGCCGGTCTGGAAGACCCATCGGTGACAGGGATGGTCTATGGGTTCTATCAGGCTTTACGCAACGGGTTAAGCGGCCAATTTCAAAAGGTCATGATTGAATTTGAACCTGTTTTTTCAAGAGATGAATTTCATTTTTCCGGAGAAAGCGGAATCAGAAGTTCTTTTGGCAGACTTATTTTGCCTGCCCTTGTAGCATTGTTTACTTTTCCATATCTTACTACACTGCGTTTGTGGCTGCGCTCGCGAAAGGCTGCAGGGATTTAA
- a CDS encoding 5-formyltetrahydrofolate cyclo-ligase, with protein MSFSEVLVVLTLVLVFFGSKELPRFVREIAGILAKFRRYSERLKRELDEAAGVNEQFITDKNPVQESKNQKREHYISLRKGLGLSLRAEKSRMIIEHLKSTPQYRDAAAVMIYVSIGSEVETRTAISDMLSAGKRVVVPYCVSGARSLGIAEIKDPEKDLLPGEMNIPEPRKELRDKFFKSDLQLVICPGVAFDILGGRLGRGKAYYDGFLRELKGKIPLFGLAFDCQTSQEALPFDYHDVHMDQIITESGLIIDQAEARLPAADLDRLPAG; from the coding sequence TTGAGTTTTTCTGAGGTACTGGTTGTTCTTACACTGGTGCTGGTTTTTTTCGGTTCCAAAGAGCTCCCTCGTTTTGTAAGGGAGATTGCAGGAATACTTGCCAAATTCAGGCGTTACAGTGAGAGGCTGAAGAGGGAACTCGATGAAGCTGCTGGAGTGAATGAGCAGTTCATTACTGATAAGAATCCGGTTCAGGAGAGTAAAAACCAGAAGAGAGAGCACTATATCAGTTTGCGTAAAGGGCTTGGTTTATCCCTGCGTGCGGAAAAATCGAGAATGATCATTGAACACCTGAAAAGCACTCCTCAATACAGGGATGCGGCCGCGGTGATGATCTATGTCAGTATCGGTAGTGAAGTGGAAACCCGTACTGCTATTTCAGATATGCTCAGTGCAGGGAAGCGGGTTGTGGTTCCTTATTGTGTCTCAGGGGCACGCAGCCTGGGTATTGCGGAGATCAAGGACCCTGAGAAAGACCTGCTGCCAGGTGAGATGAATATTCCGGAACCACGCAAGGAGCTGAGGGATAAGTTCTTCAAGAGTGATTTACAGCTTGTTATCTGTCCGGGTGTGGCTTTTGATATTTTAGGTGGGCGTCTTGGCAGAGGAAAAGCTTATTACGATGGTTTCCTGCGTGAGTTAAAGGGTAAGATACCACTTTTTGGATTGGCTTTTGACTGCCAGACAAGCCAGGAAGCTCTTCCTTTCGATTACCACGATGTACACATGGACCAGATTATCACAGAAAGCGGTTTAATTATAGATCAAGCCGAGGCGCGTTTGCCTGCTGCTGATCTTGACCGTTTGCCTGCTGGGTGA
- the tatC gene encoding twin-arginine translocase subunit TatC: MNSQGEMPFLAHLEELRWRVIKIALSVLVLAIPGWIYWEKIFELVMLYPLRFSSPTPKLIYTTPAESVVLSLKIALATGTIVATPVIFFQIWRFVSPALYGKEKKVVLPVVLASTILFIVGIMFSYLTFPYVMRFLTMYAAEKLDPFFKAGDYFSFLLKISFSFGIIFELPVVSFVLARMGILSAKFLLRNFRYAIVLIFIVAAVLTPPDVLSQLFMALPLLVLYLISVAVAGVAGRRGKSIQD, translated from the coding sequence GTGAATTCACAGGGAGAGATGCCTTTTCTGGCTCATCTTGAAGAGCTGCGATGGAGGGTGATAAAGATTGCCCTTTCTGTACTGGTCCTCGCTATTCCAGGATGGATATACTGGGAAAAGATCTTCGAATTGGTAATGCTGTATCCGCTCCGTTTTTCTTCTCCCACACCAAAACTGATTTATACAACTCCGGCTGAAAGTGTGGTATTGAGCTTAAAGATTGCCCTGGCCACCGGTACTATTGTCGCGACACCTGTGATTTTCTTCCAGATCTGGCGATTTGTATCTCCCGCACTTTATGGAAAAGAAAAAAAGGTCGTGTTACCTGTAGTTCTGGCCTCAACAATCTTATTTATAGTGGGTATCATGTTCAGTTATCTCACTTTTCCCTATGTGATGCGGTTTCTTACAATGTATGCAGCAGAGAAGCTTGACCCGTTTTTCAAAGCCGGTGATTACTTCAGTTTCCTTCTGAAGATCAGTTTTTCATTCGGGATAATATTTGAATTGCCTGTGGTATCTTTTGTTCTGGCACGAATGGGCATTTTGAGTGCAAAGTTTCTTCTTCGTAATTTCCGCTATGCCATTGTACTCATATTTATCGTTGCCGCTGTGCTTACACCGCCTGATGTGCTTTCGCAGCTCTTTATGGCCTTACCGCTTCTGGTGTTATACCTTATCAGTGTTGCTGTGGCAGGTGTGGCAGGAAGGAGGGGCAAATCGATACAGGATTGA
- the tatA gene encoding twin-arginine translocase TatA/TatE family subunit has translation MGFVGGQELLLILIIVILLFGAKKIPELAKGLGIGIKEFKKASKAIEEETSEKAESTKDGSKGNS, from the coding sequence ATGGGTTTTGTAGGCGGACAAGAACTATTGCTGATTCTGATCATTGTTATACTTCTCTTTGGTGCAAAGAAGATCCCGGAACTTGCCAAAGGATTGGGAATCGGTATCAAGGAGTTTAAAAAAGCATCCAAAGCGATAGAAGAAGAGACAAGCGAGAAGGCAGAAAGTACAAAGGATGGGAGTAAAGGAAATTCGTGA
- the rlmB gene encoding 23S rRNA (guanosine(2251)-2'-O)-methyltransferase RlmB, with product MQQENYIYGIHAVEELLRTRLQSVDHVYFEKDKRNPALFNLLKFCRKERLSYNLVPGLKLQQLTGTTKHQGIAALCSIKPYCTVEELQKKLSSRPNPLVILPASVEDPGNLGSIIRSSVAFGADALLLERKNTAPLNASVAKSSAGMIEHLCIGRPKNLEALVQDFRSKNFAVIGAEMKKGKKPEEIDSTGPLILILGGEHRGIPPYLNKLCTGFVSIPMTEKTQSLNVSATASVLLYEIARQRKWSFVQTKG from the coding sequence ATGCAGCAGGAAAACTACATATATGGAATACATGCAGTCGAAGAACTGCTTCGCACAAGGCTGCAGTCGGTTGATCATGTCTATTTTGAAAAAGACAAGCGAAATCCCGCACTGTTTAATCTGCTCAAATTTTGCAGAAAAGAGCGGCTTTCCTATAATCTGGTGCCCGGTCTTAAACTGCAGCAGTTAACCGGTACAACAAAGCATCAGGGTATCGCCGCGCTCTGCAGCATTAAGCCATATTGTACTGTCGAAGAACTGCAAAAAAAACTCTCCTCAAGGCCAAACCCGCTTGTAATCCTCCCGGCATCCGTAGAAGATCCGGGGAACCTGGGATCGATTATCCGGTCAAGTGTGGCATTCGGAGCCGATGCTTTACTATTAGAGAGGAAAAACACTGCTCCACTCAATGCATCGGTTGCCAAAAGCTCTGCCGGAATGATTGAACATCTCTGTATCGGCAGACCAAAAAATCTCGAAGCACTGGTTCAGGATTTCAGGTCAAAGAATTTCGCGGTGATCGGCGCTGAGATGAAAAAAGGAAAGAAACCTGAGGAGATAGATTCCACCGGTCCTCTGATCCTCATTCTTGGCGGCGAACACAGAGGAATCCCTCCCTACCTCAATAAACTCTGCACAGGGTTTGTCTCTATTCCGATGACAGAGAAGACCCAGTCTTTAAATGTGTCCGCGACTGCCTCGGTATTGCTTTATGAGATAGCCAGGCAGAGGAAGTGGTCGTTTGTACAGACTAAAGGATAA
- a CDS encoding right-handed parallel beta-helix repeat-containing protein has product MASVRNCSFHNNSAVGKGGAFYCANRADVEIFNCVFRDNYALNGGAIGINHACSVHVENCEIRNNNETRNGGAVYIESNDNSQFVNCIIADNSAEFGGAGYIHFYSDTRFYNCTISNNTASERGGAFYIFEFAKPRFTNTIIWNNKAPKGTQVWIYDPDSRPDFHFCVVEDGRRGIEGNGYARKFDTVSVEDPLFTDMSKGDYSLSAKSPCINAGTLVVEEGWEFPLKDIAGNKRINQGIVDIGALEYTGMVSVTNRLMYNTENHQKFTYSRTGAGCIAINLPAFTESRHVTNLTVNVFSPTGRLVYTLSRTNVSSQKIVLTGLNKNASGIYLVELKDDCKQLGTFPLKMD; this is encoded by the coding sequence ATGGCATCTGTCAGGAATTGCAGTTTTCACAATAATTCTGCTGTTGGAAAAGGCGGGGCATTTTACTGCGCAAACAGAGCGGATGTTGAAATTTTCAACTGTGTTTTCCGGGATAATTACGCTCTCAATGGAGGAGCGATCGGTATCAACCATGCCTGCAGTGTTCATGTCGAAAACTGTGAGATCCGCAATAATAACGAAACCAGAAATGGCGGTGCTGTATACATCGAGAGTAATGATAATTCACAATTTGTTAATTGTATCATTGCCGATAATTCAGCAGAGTTTGGTGGAGCTGGTTATATTCACTTCTACAGTGATACACGATTCTATAACTGCACGATCAGTAATAACACCGCCAGTGAACGTGGTGGTGCTTTTTACATCTTTGAATTTGCTAAACCCAGGTTCACTAACACAATTATCTGGAATAACAAGGCTCCAAAAGGCACACAGGTCTGGATATATGACCCTGATTCCCGTCCGGATTTTCATTTCTGTGTTGTAGAGGATGGGAGGCGGGGAATTGAAGGTAATGGATATGCCAGAAAATTTGATACAGTTTCTGTTGAAGATCCTTTGTTTACCGATATGTCAAAAGGAGATTATTCTTTATCTGCGAAATCACCGTGTATTAACGCCGGAACACTTGTGGTTGAGGAAGGTTGGGAATTTCCACTGAAAGATATCGCTGGCAATAAGCGGATAAACCAGGGAATTGTTGACATCGGAGCGTTGGAATACACCGGTATGGTTTCAGTGACAAACAGATTGATGTATAATACTGAAAACCATCAGAAATTTACATATTCCAGAACAGGTGCCGGTTGTATTGCAATTAACCTGCCTGCCTTTACAGAATCCAGGCATGTAACAAATCTCACTGTAAATGTTTTTTCACCAACCGGAAGATTAGTTTACACATTATCCAGGACAAATGTTTCATCACAAAAGATAGTTCTGACGGGATTAAACAAAAATGCTTCGGGCATTTACCTTGTGGAACTGAAAGATGATTGCAAGCAGTTGGGAACTTTTCCTTTAAAGATGGATTAA